From the Bacteroidetes bacterium SB0662_bin_6 genome, the window TCGCTGGTTTTGAGTAGGGTGGCCCCGTCCATCTGGCGCTCGAAGTCGTAGGTGACCCGTTTCTGGGCGATCGTTTTTTCCAGTGAAGACACGATCAGGTCCGCTGCTTCGTCCCATCCCATGTACCGGAGCATCATTTCCCCGGACAGGATGACCGAGCCGGGGTTCACCTTGTCCTGTCCCGCATATTTGGGCGCGGTGCCGTGGGTAGCTTCGAAGACGGCATGGCCGGTATCGTAATTGATGTTGGCGCCGGGCGCAATGCCGATGCCTCCGACCTCGGCGGCAAGCGCGTCGGAGATATAATCCCCGTTCAGGTTCATGGTCGCGATGACCCCGTATTCGTCCGGGCGCGTCAGAATCTGTTGCAGAAAGGCGTCGGCGATCACATCCTTAATGACCGTGTCGTCGGGAAGTTTGCGCCAAGGCCCTCCCCCGAATTCCTCGGCTCCGAATTCCTGGCGGGCGAGGTCGTATCCCCAGTCCCGGAATCCGCCCTCGGTGAACTTCATGATGTTTCCCTTGTGCACGAGCGTGACACTGTCGTACCCGCGTTTCCTGGCGTAGCCGATGGCCGCGCGCACGAGCCGTTCCGTGCCTTCTCTG encodes:
- a CDS encoding NADP-dependent isocitrate dehydrogenase, producing the protein YAYGYTRQFVWFEVFAGEKAKNKFDEWLPNDTLEAIRQYLVAIKGPLTTPVGGGIRSLNVALRQILDLYACVRPVRHFAGVPSPVKHPEKVNMVIFRENSEDIYAGIEYEMGTPEAEKLIGFLRNEMGVESIRFPETSGIGIKPVSREGTERLVRAAIGYARKRGYDSVTLVHKGNIMKFTEGGFRDWGYDLARQEFGAEEFGGGPWRKLPDDTVIKDVIADAFLQQILTRPDEYGVIATMNLNGDYISDALAAEVGGIGIAPGANINYDTGHAVFEATHGTAPKYAGQDKVNPGSVILSGEMMLRYMGWDEAADLIVSSLEKTIAQKRVTYDFERQMDGATLLKTSEFGKAMVENMA